The following are encoded in a window of Pristis pectinata isolate sPriPec2 chromosome 1, sPriPec2.1.pri, whole genome shotgun sequence genomic DNA:
- the spp2 gene encoding secreted phosphoprotein 24 — translation MKSFLLAIVAVQILHCLGMPSTKEALRASVVKLNEITEITNLCGITRRGVTNVYRTGKLSYNVDLTFSVRETICSKNSGWEFDDSICLFRPRRIAERGFCKSRVGYFADKVAYVDVKCDGLKTVDSESDSSESSETNFEGNSKSEEASLHESSNESFMDSKSWH, via the exons ATGAAATCCTTCCTTCTCGCCATCGTTGCCGTGCAGATCCTCCACTGCTTAG GAATGCCAAGCACCAAGGAAGCTCTGAGAGCCTCAGTTGTAAAGCTGAATGAAATCACCGAGATCACCAACCTCTGTGGTATCACCAGGAGGGGTGTGACAAAT gTTTATCGCACCGGCAAACTGTCATACAATGTGGATCTGACATTCTCTGTGAGAGAAACCATCTGCTCAAAAAATTCTGGATGGGAATTTGATGATTCCATCTGTCTTTTCCGCCCCAGAAGGATTGCT GAGAGAGGTTTTTGCAAAAGCCGTGTGGGATATTTTGCTGATAAAGTGGCTTATGTTGATGTGAAGTGTGATGGTTTGAAGACAGTTGACAGTGAGAGTGACTCATCAGAATCAAGTGAAACCAATTTTGAG GGAAATAGCAAGTCAGAAGAAGCATCCCTGCATGAGTCTTCAAAC GAAAGCTTTATGGATTCAAAATCCTGGCACTAA
- the LOC127575670 gene encoding secreted phosphoprotein 24-like, with amino-acid sequence MKSFLLAIAAVQILHCSGVPSTKEALRASVVKLNEITVTSNLCAITGRRVTNTYRTGKHSYNVDLTFSVKETICSKDSGFEFDDPSCRFRPKKIGEKGFCKSRVEYFADQVADVDVECEGLKTVDSQSDSSESRETSIEYENKSQETSLEEASKVKSQSTETSLEEASNVKSASMELSPQQSSNEKFEDSRDQH; translated from the exons ATGAAATCCTTCCTCCTCGCCATCGCTGCCGTGCAGATCCTCCACTGCTCAG GAGTGCCAAGCACCAAGGAAGCTCTGAGAGCCTCAGTTGTAAAGTTGAATGAAATCACCGTGACCTCCAACCTCTGTGCAATAACTGGGAGAAGAGTGACAAAT ACTTATCGCACAGGTAAACATTCATACAATGTGGATTTGACATTCTCGGTGAAGGAAACCATCTGCTCCAAAGATTCCGGCTTTGAATTTGATGATCCCAGCTGTCGTTTCCGCCCCAAGAAGATTGGT GAGAAAGGGTTTTGCAAAAGCCGTGTTGAATATTTTGCTGATCAGGTAGCTGACGTTGATGTGGAGTGTGAAGGTCTGAAGACAGTTGACAGCCAGAGTGACTCATCGGAGTCAAGAGAAACCAGTATTGAG TACGAAAACAAATCCCAAGAAACATCACTGGAAGAAGCATCAAAG GTGAAAAGCCAATCAACAGAGACATCACTGGAGGAAGCATCAAAT GTGAAAAGCGCATCAATGGAACTATCACCCCAGCAATCTTCAAAT GAAAAGTTTGAAGATTCAAGAGACCAGCACTAA